One region of Mycolicibacterium rhodesiae NBB3 genomic DNA includes:
- a CDS encoding alpha-1,4-glucan--maltose-1-phosphate maltosyltransferase — protein MVGRIGIDDVAPVVSGGKYPAKAVVGEIVPVRATVWREGHEAVAATLVVRYHGAAYPQLVSGPAALATSEAVPIESVVAPRQRSTRHDLPMAMGTTPDVFHGQFTPDSVGLWTYRVDGWGDPIATWRKAVIAKLDAGQGEDELSNDLLVGARLLERATTGVPRKLRDPIIEAAELLRKPGDPFARAGAALAPEVTELLTTYPLRELVTRGEQYGVWVDRPLASFGSWYELFPRSTGGWDTKGKPIHGTFATATKALPRVADMGFDVVYLPPIHPIGKVHRKGPNNSVTAAPGDVGSPWAIGSDTGGHDAIHPELGTIEDFDEFVAATRDLGMEVALDLALQCAPDHPWAKAHPEWFTVLPDGTIAYAENPPKKYQDIYPINFDNDPSGLYAEVLRVVRFWVSHGIKVFRVDNPHTKPPDFWAWLIGKVKGEDPDVLFLAEAFTRPARLYGLAKLGFTQSYTYFTWRTAKWELTEFGQQIAEHADYARPNLFVNTPDILHESLQHGGPGMFAIRAVLASTMSSTWGVYSGYELYEHRPVREGSEEYLNSEKYELRPRDFEAALADGESLEPFLTRLNEIRRVHPALHQLRTIKFHHVDNDAMLAYSKFDPATGDQVLVVVTLNPFGPEEATLWLDMGALGMEPYDRFWVRDEITGNEFQWGQANYVRLDPAHAVAHVLNMPQVPADQRLNLLRRE, from the coding sequence GTGGTCGGTCGGATCGGGATCGATGACGTCGCCCCTGTCGTATCCGGCGGAAAATATCCTGCTAAAGCGGTTGTCGGCGAAATCGTGCCCGTCCGGGCGACCGTCTGGCGGGAGGGTCACGAGGCCGTCGCGGCCACCCTAGTCGTCCGCTACCACGGCGCGGCCTATCCACAGCTGGTGAGCGGGCCGGCCGCCCTGGCGACGTCGGAGGCGGTTCCGATCGAGTCGGTGGTCGCTCCACGGCAGCGCAGTACCCGGCACGATCTGCCGATGGCGATGGGCACCACACCCGACGTGTTCCACGGGCAGTTCACACCCGACAGCGTCGGGCTGTGGACCTACCGGGTGGACGGGTGGGGCGATCCGATCGCGACCTGGCGTAAGGCTGTCATCGCCAAGCTGGATGCCGGACAGGGCGAGGACGAGCTGTCCAACGACCTACTGGTCGGGGCACGGTTGCTTGAACGGGCCACGACGGGCGTGCCGCGCAAGCTGCGGGACCCGATCATCGAGGCTGCGGAGTTGTTACGAAAGCCCGGCGACCCATTCGCCAGGGCCGGGGCAGCGCTGGCGCCGGAAGTAACAGAATTGCTCACCACGTATCCATTGCGCGAATTGGTCACGCGCGGAGAGCAATACGGCGTGTGGGTGGATCGGCCGCTGGCTAGTTTCGGCAGCTGGTACGAGCTGTTTCCGCGGTCGACCGGCGGTTGGGACACGAAGGGCAAGCCCATTCACGGCACATTCGCTACCGCCACCAAGGCGTTGCCCCGCGTCGCCGACATGGGCTTCGACGTCGTCTACCTCCCGCCCATTCATCCGATCGGCAAGGTCCATCGCAAAGGTCCGAACAACTCTGTCACCGCTGCACCTGGCGACGTCGGCTCACCATGGGCGATCGGCAGCGACACGGGCGGCCACGACGCCATCCATCCCGAACTGGGGACGATCGAAGACTTCGACGAATTCGTCGCCGCGACACGCGACCTCGGTATGGAAGTGGCGCTGGATCTCGCCCTCCAGTGCGCACCGGATCACCCGTGGGCGAAGGCGCATCCGGAGTGGTTCACCGTGCTGCCCGATGGCACGATCGCATACGCCGAAAACCCGCCGAAGAAGTACCAGGACATTTACCCGATCAACTTCGACAACGACCCTTCAGGCCTCTACGCCGAGGTGCTTCGGGTGGTGCGGTTCTGGGTTTCGCACGGCATCAAGGTCTTTCGCGTCGACAACCCGCACACCAAGCCGCCGGACTTCTGGGCGTGGTTGATCGGCAAGGTCAAGGGTGAAGATCCCGACGTGTTGTTCCTTGCCGAGGCATTCACCCGTCCGGCACGGCTCTACGGCTTGGCCAAACTCGGTTTCACGCAGTCCTACACGTACTTCACGTGGCGCACGGCGAAGTGGGAACTCACCGAGTTCGGTCAACAGATCGCCGAACACGCCGACTACGCCCGACCCAATCTGTTCGTCAACACACCGGACATCCTGCACGAGAGCCTCCAGCACGGCGGCCCCGGCATGTTCGCGATCCGGGCGGTGCTGGCCTCGACGATGAGTTCGACCTGGGGAGTGTACTCCGGTTATGAACTATACGAGCACCGACCCGTTCGCGAGGGCAGCGAGGAATACCTCAATTCCGAGAAGTACGAGCTGAGGCCGCGCGATTTCGAGGCTGCTCTGGCGGACGGGGAATCGCTCGAGCCGTTCTTGACACGGCTCAACGAGATCCGGCGCGTACACCCCGCGCTGCATCAGCTGCGCACCATCAAATTCCACCACGTCGACAACGATGCGATGTTGGCCTACAGCAAGTTCGACCCCGCGACAGGGGACCAGGTGCTGGTGGTGGTGACGCTCAACCCGTTCGGCCCGGAAGAGGCGACGCTCTGGCTCGATATGGGTGCATTGGGTATGGAACCCTACGACCGCTTCTGGGTGCGCGACGAGATCACCGGTAACGAATTCCAGTGGGGGCAAGCGAATTACGTTCGCCTCGACCCGGCGCACGCTGTGGCGCATGTGTTGAACATGCCGCAGGTGCCGGCTGACCAACGACTGAACCTGCTGCGTAGGGAGTGA